The Apium graveolens cultivar Ventura chromosome 3, ASM990537v1, whole genome shotgun sequence sequence TTTACGACGAATACATCGTAGAATATTTTAAGAGCGTGATGTAtaaattataagaccgagagtcggtcagccTTTATAAAGTAAAAACCCGGGGATCATCCCGGAgttgttttggacgattaaaagtccgtacgtatttattccaagggactcaatgtcctcttgcgaagtattaaatacctagaatttatttaaaacgatttccaaagatcgtattccctcaactatatttaattgATCGAacattgaatattatttcaaatattcatttaaataagagaagtattctccaacgattatttatttcaaactcaaatattttacatttattaaagattacttcaattatttaaacataaattaattgagggatattatttcaaatattcttttaaaatagaattatttgaggtttaattatttaataattattatttaattattaaatatttatcaagtaatttaatatgatttaaaaatcataaaacctatgttaaaatattttttgagtTTCTGAAAATCATTCTAATCCTTTGGGATCGTCGAAAATGTTATCTcaacatattttaaatattttgactatagtgtcaAAGGAAACTCCCCCTAaattatttatctgttgacagcGGTCAACTCACATGATCATAAcacttcctccgaaaattctcggaagtatacatatatatacacatcaatatgtacctatcaacaagcaatatgcttggtgaacaatataagttccagatatatgataggagttttacaaggacaaggaggggtagactccggTACTTTGTGGACTGGGGAGAAATTTACTACCGCATGAGAAGGTACCTTATATACCGATAAACATTTGAAGTATGCATACCTAAGAGGGATGAACACAAAActgtgtcttgagagggatagacacgaagtgtatacctgagagggatggacacagaataggcccgaatgcggccagggtgataagCGATAACAAATGGAATTGTCCTTCTACATGTATAGAACAATAATAACATTCTGttgtacgactgatcatcgtatagtaGGGGCTTCGGTGAATGTCCtgttcttccaattggaattcagatgcaataccgtaacccaagcctaggtgatgggtttaccattaaggtatttataGACTAATAATtcaatcaaataattttttttgaaaagaggtgtgtatcaccaaggcaAACTATTTTAAACAAACATATATATCATATACAAAATTAGATATGAATTTCATATATAGTATTTTTATATTGTACAATATTATACTGGAAATTATAGATCATCCCAAccgagttatcttgtgagcgagggccctgccccccaagtgttgtccacaaatcccTTCATGGGCTTCTTTAAGTGCCTCTTCTGCCTCAAGAGGTCTTAAGCACTTCAAGTACGGAATAACAAAGGACCTTTTGTAAAGAAGTCCTTCAATCAATGAATATCTTAACGTTCTAACTGACAGCTTGCGTGCCTCTTGGGCATCATCGGGGAGCCACCTAGTTTCTAAGTGGGTCTTGATCGGGTCTATCCAACAGCTTGCCACACCAACCGATGCTATCAGATTTATGACATGAATAGTAGGGGTCTTCAAGACCTGAAAGTAAATACTTCTCGGATAGTTCTTGATTTCAGACGAGGCGAATCGAGACAAGGCATCTTCCGTAGTGTTCTCCTCCCTCGGAATATGTTCTGCATaccattcatcgaactgagtcagtATTCCCTTTACGACTCTCAGGTACTTGGCCATAGTTTCATCCTTGGCCTCAAACTCTCCATTAACTTGAGCAACTACAAGTCTTGAGTCTCCGCAGACCTTCAGGTTTTTGGCCTTCACGGCTCTAGCCAAGCCCAAGCCAGCTATCaatgcttcatattctgcttcgttGTTTATAGTCGGGaagtccaacttcaaagcatactcaatcataaacccatcagggctttgtaagaCTAGGCCTGCACCACTAGATTTTGTTTTGGATGCTCCGTTAAAATGGAAAACCCAATACTCTTTTAAGGTTGTTTCTTCATCCTTCTCCTTCTCTCCTCCTTCTGGGGTTATTATCTCCtgccccccaacttcttggtCGTTGATGGTGCATTCGACAACGAAGTCTGCTAAGGCCTGAGCCTTGATGGCCGTTCGAGGCTTATACTTgatatcaaactctcctaactcaattgcccacttgatgagccttccaCTGGCCTTCGGGCTATGAAAAATATTCTTCAAGGGTTGGTCCGTCAGGATTTCGATCTTGTGAGCTTGGAAGTATGGTCTTAACTTCCTCGAGGCTGTAATGAGAGCAAGTGCAAACTTCTCCATGGTGGAGTAATTCAACTCTGCTCCGTGGAGCACCTTGCTTACATAGTATATAGGCTTCTGGAGCTTCTACTCTTCCTTCACGAGGACTGCACTCACAGCTTGTTCAGATACCGTGAGGTACAAGTAAAGAATGTCTTCCGGACTTGGTTTAGCCAGCAACGGGGCTTCGGCCATGTACTTCTTCAGCtgttcaaaggcctcttggctctcGGTTTTCCATTCAAAGTCCACCTTCTTAAGAGTTTTGAAAAAGGGCAGACATTTGTttccagacttggagatgaaccttCCTAAGGCTGCAACTCTTCCTGTCAGCTTCTGAATGTCTTTGATGGAGCGTGGCGGCTCCATGTCTAGGATGGCTTTGATCTTGTCGGGGTTGGCCTCTATCCCCCTCTTAGAGACCATGTGACCCAAAAAGTTTCCAGACCCAACGCCAAAAGCACACTTGGCTGGATTTAACATAATCTTATGGTGCCTTagcacttcaaatgcctctctgaggtgactaatatgatcggccttgcttaggcttttgactaacatgtcattgacatagacctccatggtcttcccaattagatgggcaaatatcttatttaccagtctttggtaagtagctcctgcatttttaagtccaaaagccataacgAGATAATAGAATacaccaaagtcagttatgaaagataccttgggggtgtcatccttatgcattctGATTTGATTGTAACCACTGAAgccatccatgaagcttagcatctcgtgtccagttgtggcatcgatcagggtatcaatccttggtaggggGTAATAGTCGTTGGGACAAGCATCATTCAAGTCAGTGAAGTCaatgcacatcctccactttccattggccttcttgaCCATTAAGGGGTTAGCCAACCATTCAAGGAATTGTACTTCCTCAATAAATCCAGCTTCTAAAAGTTTCTCGACCTCCTGCTTAATGGCTTCCAGCCTATCAGGGGCATAGGTTCTCTTCTTTTGCTTTACAACCTTCCGAGTTGGATCAACGTTCAACCTATGAGTTATAAGGTTTGGGTCAATCCCAGGCTATCAGCTGCTGTCCAAGCAAATACATCATTGTTTTCCTGGAGGAAAGTTGTCATTCGACCCTTCAAGGGCTTGTCCATAGATGCCCCCATGTACATGACCTTCTCGGGGTATAAGGGGTCTAAAGGAATTAGGACCAAGTCCTCAGCTGGCTTTCCTCGTAgttcatcattttctcggacatccatgtcttctatgggAGGACCTGCCCCCTGTTCCATCGGGCCTAAGTGTTGCAACATAGCAACTCCGGGACATCTTCTGATCTCCTCTTGCTTCTCCATCACCATTTCTAGTTGGGAACTTCAGTACCATGTGGTAGGTTGAGGGCACATCTTTAAAAGCATGGATCCCTGTTCTACCCATGATAACATTGTAAGTAGAGGTTGCCTTGACAACCTGAAAGTTCAACATCTATGTGGCCTCCCTGAGCTCTTCCCCGATAGTTACGGGAAGTTGTATTTCTCCTTCGACTTTGCATTCTACATGGTTAAACCCGTAGATGGGTGCGTCGAACGGAGTTATCTGAGAATCATTGTAGCCCATCCTTATAAATGTATCATAAAACAAAATGTCCACGGAAGCTCCATTGTCCACTAGGATCCTCATAACAGGACAATTTCCAATTATCGGAGTGATAACTAGAGGATCATcctgaggaaatttcaaaccttcaaggtctggGTCACCAAATTCAAGCGTCATCTCTGACTTAGAATGCTTAGACGGCTCCCCAACTATGCTCATCTCTTGCATAAGCCTTTTGGGAGTTCCTTGTAGTACCAGCTGATGTAGGTCCTCCTAAGATCATATTGATTACTGGCCCTCGAGGCTGTGGATTACGATCTTTGTCGTTACCCCTTCGATCATCATCTCTTcgatcattatctctcttttggcCTCCGGCCTCCTCATCCTTGGTGAAACGTCCAAACTTTCCGCATTGGATCATATACTCAATCTCATCCTTAAGTTGCCTGCAATTGTCAGTATCATGACcgacatccttgtgaaacctgtaGTACCGACTTTTGTCTCTCTTCtcggggtctccccttagtggcttcgTCCATTTGAAATCCTTATCCTACTCAATTTCCATAAGTATTTGGCTCCTTGGAACATTCAACCTTGCATATTCAGCGAACCTTGGTTGctgattcttcttagaagaggagGAGTCAGAGTTTTTTCCAATTCGTGGATACTTGTCTTGGCATCATATTCCTAATCCGTCTTCCGCTTCTTGTTCCCTGTAGGTTCGTTACTCACAGCTatcttcttcatactttcctccACCTTAATATATTTCCCAGCTCTATGTTAGAGCTGTAGCATGCTTTCGGGAGGGCGCttagccaaggacatcttaaagaactcgtctCTAGTCCCCTGCTGCAGGGCTATCATAGCTACTTTATCATCAAGATCAGGGACCTTCAAAGCATCCTTCGTAAATCGATTCAGATACTCTCTCAGGGACTCCTTTGCTCCTAGGACTATACCCATGAGAGATGTTGAGCTCTTCTCGTGCACTCTGCCACTTATGAACTGCTTGATAAAAGCTTGACTCAAGTCCTTaaaggatccaatagagtttgggggcagacggctgtaccacctttgagccatgcccgatagggtttgagggaaggcccgacacttaatagcgtcattcacgggctatAACAACAGGGCGTTAAAGAAAGTCCTAACATGATTAGTGGGGTTGCTAGTACCATcgtatgctttgatggtgggcatcttgaacttaCTTGAGATACGAGCATTCATTATCTCatcagtgaatggtgggtttggatcatcaggatcacCTAGGGGCATAAGAttacttggatcagcccttggggcaGCTTCCCTTCTTGGTATTGTACCATCAAGGTCcatgattggaggaggatttctccgcCTTGGAACAAGTGGGGGTCTTGGGGCTAGATGTGTCTCCAGGTctt is a genomic window containing:
- the LOC141714189 gene encoding uncharacterized protein LOC141714189, translated to MEKFALALITASRKLRPYFQAHKIEILTDQPLKNIFHSPKASGRLIKWAIELGEFDIKYKPRTAIKAQALADFVVECTINDQEVGGQEIITPEGGEKEKDEETTLKEYWLDFPTINNEAEYEALIAGLGLARAVKAKNLKVCGDSRLVVAQVNGEFEAKDETMAKYLRVVKGILTQFDEWYAEHIPREENTTEDALSRFASSEIKNYPRSIYFQEVRRLGQSIYDDPYGTVVGFSPW
- the LOC141714191 gene encoding putative mitochondrial protein AtMg00860, with product MLNPAKCAFGVGSGNFLGHMVSKRGIEANPDKIKAILDMEPPRSIKDIQKLTGRVAALGRFISKSGNKCLPFFKTLKKVDFEWKTESQEAFEQLKKYMAEAPLLAKPSPEDILYLYLTVSEQAVSAVLVKEE